DNA from Macrobrachium rosenbergii isolate ZJJX-2024 chromosome 21, ASM4041242v1, whole genome shotgun sequence:
AAGAAACATTACTGCGTTATATGTTATATCAGTTAGATGAACTGTATTGTTCCACTAATGTACATCAtgtgttttaaatttaaacaGAACAAACATCACATTCTTGATCCCGGTGAGCGTGCAGCTTTAGGATTGTGCCTTGACTCACTCCAGAATAATATTAAAGTTACGTCTCTGTCAGCCATGGTTGAGAGACTGGAGGCTACTGCAAGGCAGCTTGGGTAAGAGGTCTCCTTTGTTTCGCGTGAGGTTGGATGTTAGTAGTTAATACAGCTTTACATATTTGAATTGTCAGTTGTAATGTCCATTACTGATGCAAAAAAcctttgctttttcttatttgtaatagAGTTGTGTTGGTTTCCATGGAAATAGAATAGATATCTTTCAAAACTTTACACAACATTCTGGGGTTTTACTCTTTATGTTGTTTCCTGTAAGAGGGTTAGTGCTtaattgaggttctttgcagcatcccttcgactcccagctgcaactcttttcattccttttactgtagctccttcatattctctttcttccattttactttccaccctttcataacaattaattcataatgcaactgcgatgttttccttcttttatacctttcaaacctctttactgtcaatttccatttcagtgctgaatgaccttataggtcccagtgcttggcctttgacctaaattctgtatgctATTCTACTGTGTGTTTTGTTGAGATACAAGCAAATATTTTAATTGTGTTCATTGGTGTATTTGACTGTGTATTTCATCACCAGGTTGAAGTTTACAGCTGCGACCACGGGGTCTGAGGTGTTTGTGTCGTGTGACATGTTCTACGTAGAGGTGTTGCTGGACCCTGATGGCAGAGTGCGTGATGTCAAAGTAGAGCTTGCTGGGGACCAAAATGCACGGGAAGGACAGGTAGGAAATACGTTGTTGTTTATTTCTAGCAGTGAAGTAGTTGATGCTCTATACATTATTGCTTTCTTTCCACCATGGCTTTTCCTTCTTAGTGGGTGATGCTTTATACTTTCCGTAGGTCCTCATAGTGACCTATTAGTAATTGCTGTAGATCATTAAGGTATTTTGCaagtttctgtatttttaaatgtttataatttttccatgCTCAGCTTTCCATAATTgagcataaaaaaagaagagatcttaGGTGCTATTTTTCCATTGTAAGGATTGATTTTGAGTAGCAAGCTAGGGACCTTGAATAGGAAGTCCCATAGGTATACTTTCCTTATTATGGTCATTTGGTGTGTTTTGGATACATAAATTGAAACTGTTCTACTGCTGCCCATTACATATACTAATTGGTAGAagattccaactttttttatgtgTCGCTGGAAAATAGGTGGCGACAGTACTTACGTAACTAGTGAAATAACTGGCTGTTAGCAGTAGTTGAGAGGAAAGCCAAGTCCCCACAGGTGATAATAGAAATGTGTGGGTCAAAGGCATCTAGCATCCATCAGTGTGGAGAGGCACATAGCAAATTCTTTTGCAACTTAGGTGTATTTCAGATTTTATGCTTATGAGTAACTAATTGAACTTCCAGTTTCTATCACGTTGAACATTCAAGTTTACTAAGATAAGGAATGGTTGAAACATcactgtttttaatatttcaaaatcctGCAATACTGTACGGATGGAAATATCTGCAGTTTAGATaacactttcatccatcattaaATTGAGTTGCTTCCTAAATAAACtctgttttggggggggggtgggaaaTTAACTGATTCTTAAAGCAGCaataatttcataaacaatattCCTTCACATGTTTATGTAACCAATATCtttggatttattttacagtcGTCTCCAGAGCTAGTTGATTGTTTGAGTCGAGGGGACTTTGCTGACTTCACAGCTCATCTGGAAGGATTTTCTTCCATTTATCAACTGAATGCAGACAAGAAGAGCAAAAGTAAAGCGTTTCAGGCTCTTCAGGTGAGTATCCTTTATGCACTGGTCATAAAATTGAGTCATGTAGTTTGGGCTTTTCATTATCCATTATTTTTAGTATATCAGAGCTTCAAGATGCTAAAGAACTTATATATAGGTGTGAAGTTAAAGTGGTAAACGAAGGACTCGccgtttttatatgttttaacaCATGGGTAATGAATTTAGAAAGATGAAGAGATGCCTATCTGAAGGTGTAATTAAGCCTTTAATGTTTTGCATTGATTTTCCTCAGGCCCTTGAAACTGACCTCACCAAACTATTTGAATTGGCGCAAGAAACCCTCACAGACCCATATAATCTTGTCCTCAAGTCTCCAGTGGGGCTTCTGCAGTGTCGGCGAGGCGGTGAGTGTTCCCCATAGGGAGATACCtttagtaccatcagtgcatttcatgtggtgcactgtaggcattacttaaggttctttgcagcgtccttcggcaacccctatcattccttttactgtatgtcTGTTCAAATTCCTTTTTCTATCTTGCTTTTCATCCTCTCCTAGtagttgattcatagcgcaactgcgaggttttcctcctgttacacatttcaatcctttttactctcaatttccatttcagcgctgaatgactttgtaggtcccagcgcttggcctttggcctaaattctcagttctgttctgttctgttgcTTGTATAGGGAGGGTAAAGAAACTAAGGTTCATGAACTTTCTTCATTATAAGTTGTAGGATGCTGTATATATGTTAGATAATGTAGCAGCCATTGGAGTGGGAACACCTCAGGTTAATGGACCTCATCTTAGCAGACTTATGTATGTATCAGCTATACCTTATTATGGTTTATTTTCTCCTGTGCTGTCATTTCACATATGATACATTTGTAGATATCTCTCTTAAATGTTTAGTGTGAAGTACAAGTTAGTTTAGGCCAGGAACTGTGTGGGATTGTTTGTTGTTTGCCTGTGTTAATCAAACAGGCTGTAAATTAACTCagagactttgttacttatcttCAAGGCTAGACCCCCAGAAGCATCTGTTAAGTTTAGGTGCTACTGTTTTGGACTTGCACATTCAGTGTTCTCCAAAACCAGTGGAAATTGGGTTTACAAAACTTCGTGTAGAATCATTAgtagaacagaaaagaaaattgcaTAGACCCAAAAGTGAGAGTCAAACTACATACATTGTGTAATAGCATAGTAGGGTTGTAAGGATTATTAGCTGTTATTAAGGTGATATGCTTATCTTTGCAATTCCATTCTGTACGATCTCTCTTTAATGCATAGTAACATTGTTTGTAGTTACTGTGTTAGCTTACCAGTATTGTTAATTTATGATCGTGCATAATTGTATTTTCCATCTTATTAGGTCACGCCATGCGTTTAGTTTATTTCGTGTCCCCGTACGAACTTCTGGACGTAGCTGCTGGCCGCTCAGTGACTCTGACGACAGACACCCTGTCTTCCTGTAACTTGTCTCATTATGTGACAGTGAATATTGATGCCTCGACGTCTCACAAGCTGCAGACGACAACGTTAATGAACATACAGCAGGCTAATGGGCAAAGGTAAGGTTTTTAAGAGGGAAATATTCagattattcatacatacaataaagATGTTATATTAAACCTCTGAAGTTTTGCAGATTCTCTATAAAGTCTTTATTGTGCTTGTGAATGGCATTGCTGTCGATTTTAGTAAGATGTACAAAGTAATCTTGAATAAGTTCATGAAGTTGTGGTCagtttttagtgaaaaaaattggATATTTGTCCAGCATTTTAAAATGTATGTCAGTGAAGTTGtagttttccaatatttttgttgaaatcaGAATTGTTTTATCTTATGTCAAAATCAGAATCCTTTTATCAAAGGAAATAGTTACCATAGATCTTaaaagtttgctttttttttttaataattgtaaatttgaCTCCAATATAAAAAGATTTCCAGATTTCCCACAAATTCATTCACTAACGTCTTGCAGGTTGCCTTCGTTTTCTGGGCTCACAGCTGACAACAGCATGACATTACCTGGATGTTTCTCCTTGAAGTTGAGGAgtcctttgcctctctctctacctttgaTCAAGCGCATTACAGAAGTCACCGGCCTCGAATGTGCTGACCTTTCCAATCAGCAGTCGCTGATTTCCCTCATTGTGGAGCAAGCGTCCGATGGCCGGTCTGAATGCAATAGTAACCGGGGACTCTTTGTGGTGAGGTTATCCTatatgttgaaagagagagagagagagagagagagagatggaagtgtTTTATGTGCTTATGACAATTggaaatagaattaaaattactgtttcaTCTGGTCATATGCTCGGGAAATGGTTAACCTGTTGACTTGTGGCTATTTTGGAAagataaatttgtttattattgctgaggaaacatttatgaatttcagtgaactgaatatttttaaatattagataTTTGATTAGTATTACTGTGTGTTAATACAGGCCAATATACAGTAGcattaaattttatatgacaGAAGCCTGCTAATTGTATTGTACTTTCAGACTTTGCCAGATCAGCAACACTGCTATTTCATGACCAGCGCTGGTGAACTTCCGGGCGTCATGGTTAGTTCTGTTCCGTTTACTCACCCAACACACATAACCAGTATCCTGATGTGTCTTCGAGCCCAGACAGCCTTTAATACTCTTATTGCTTCTTGCGTTAGACCTGCCAGTAAGCAAGGTAAGACTGAATGTGGTCcagtatgtgtgaatgtgttatatttgaaaaaatgcttTTCGTGCTGTCAGTTATATTGCTGCGGTTTTATGCACTAGGTGAAATTTTTTGGTTAACCATACTCTTATCCTTATAGAGTGAAACAATGAATACAGTAAGCCTCCTTATTCGCGGGGAATGGGTAACCCCCCCCccacgaatagttaaaatccgcaaACACTGTACTTAAAACcctcaaaaacatttataactgcctattttgatagttcaggcACAAAAAAACcgtctaaaaatgcatatacctgagtattttaatacttttatcattttcatatcatgaaaatgatatgaaaatacagtaattagtgaataattcgcagtgaaaaataccgtgaatgggtgaattttctgcgaataatgtgcatctgcgttccacagagaaatttgCGAATCATGAGACCGCGAATACTGGGGTTTCCTGTAATATACAAATTGACCTAATGTTTCTTGCTGTTGACTTGTAAATGCCATCTGTCTCTCTATGGTTTGTATGTTTATAAACTgggttttatttcatattgaacAGATCTGGACTCTGCTTATATGTTTGAAGTTACGGCAGCCAGTCACGAATACATCTCTGTAACTTTTGAACATCCCCAAGAAGAGAGCACTGCTACCGCGGAAATTGATTTGACCGACATCAGCAACGCTCGCTGTCGCTTGCACACGCTGACTCCAGATCTTGGCTTCTGCTCAGAAGAATATGTTACAAAAGTTTTGCAGAGGTTTGTCAGTTTGCCTTAGTAATATGATGAATGGTTTGGTTCTTTGGAGTAAATTAAGCCCTCGAGAATTTTGAATTGTTGGGCTCAGGACTCTCAGATACTACCACAATAATAATTAGCCCAAATATCTATTAAAACATATGTTATTTCAACAATATTTGCTCGATCATACTTTCATTGCTAAAACCTAAACATGATAATAAGCTGTTAAACCAACATCACTTGTAAGATCAATGAATTCAGCAGGTATCTTTGCTTGATACCAGAAACTCATAGGAAGACAGTAGTATACTGGTcctgtacatatgtgtatattgaTAGTACAGACAGTGTAGTATTTACATAGAGTGCTTATTGTTTGCATACTTGACATGTATAGTATTTGTGGAGTATCTGATGTATCACTAAATAAACATGCCATGCATGAAGTATACAGAAAGTATTTCATAGCTTGTTTTGGAGTTGAAAATTCTAGCTAACGTCGTCAAACGTCTCCAGCGACTTCTGGTTTTAGTTTCAGGTTTTTGTGTTCATCTTGATTAACAGAAGTTGTAGGTAGTTAATATCTTCTTTATTAACCCTTTAAAAAGCTGTTTACCTAATGGGAAGATAACAAGGCAACTAAAATAAGCCCAGTGTTAAGACAGTTCTACTGACTCAGAGAGTATGTAGTGTGTGTTTCTTCAGTGTATATAATGACTCCAAAGATAGGGAGGACTTTAGCTGGAGAGACTGAATTGCTCAGTGATTAAGAAATCTAAAGAAAGGAGTGTCCAACAAGGTACCGTAAATTTTCCGTTCACTTTTGTTCCAGTTTAATTCTCATGTCTCAGTCATCAGCGTGTAATTATCAGATCTGTACCATTTTTGTGGGGTTATGTATCAAGATAGTTCTTCATGTGTTTAGAATTCAAATGGCAGAGTTCAGTAATTGGCTTTGCTTATTATGTACTTACAGTATCTTCCTTTGTCTAGAATTAACTCGGTTAACTCAACTGAGTTTTCTCGTGCTACACAGTCGTGTGGCACAATTCTACAGACACAGAATaagattatcatcatcaccaggAGACAAAATACAAGTTTTAATGTCAATTGCTGGgctaaaggaaatttttttaaagtacctGTACTGTATTCGATTCTAAATTGACACTACAACTTTATTTTCAGGTGCATGTCCATACCCGTCACGATGCGCGCGGTGATGCGGAAGGTGGccaaagaagagaggagagataCCATCGCGAGCGGAGACTCGGCTGTCATGATGGGGGGTAGCAAGCTGAACTCTGACCTGAACCAGAACACAAAATTTATGCTGAACGATTACGACAAGATCAGTGTCCAGGCGGGATCAGCTGATGGCTCCCCACATGACGAACCTGAATAACGTGGTCGCTAATACAGCCTCGGGTGGCCAGAACTATTACAATGGGCCATACTCGAGCAGTAACCACAACACTGGCAGTGCGGAGACCAACACTAATCCCTTGGCGGCCCTTGGGAATGCAGTGCAAGAGGCAGGCACGCCCCTTGGATACGGAGCGCTGCTGGGTGCAGTAAATCACAAGTCTGGACTTAACCAGTCTTTTTTAGGTGATGGTAAAACTGCAAaagttagaaagaaaaaacagagtGTGGATATCGATAAGAAAAGTCCAAAGTTTGGGGACGATGTCATTGACATCGACGACGGAAGCTCGGATGCGTTCCTAGCCGATGGTGTCGCCAGCATGATGGAAAAGAGACGTGATGTGAAATTTGAAAAGATTCCAAATTTTATCAATACCAGTAAGCGAAGGTCATCCAGTGATAGTGGTGCTACAGATTTTGCAACGAGTGACCTAGCGGCGCTGAGGGAACAGGTGTACGGTCCAGCCAGTGTCGCAAACTATGCAAAAATCAACTCCTACACTCACAAGGAGAACAAGGAAGCCGTCAAGAAAGTGAAGAAGCCGAGGATCGACGGGAGCGATTCTCGCAAGTCGCCGATTGTCTTGGACTTGACAGAAACGGAAGGGTCCGGCAAGAAAGTTGGCGGGAGTAGCAGCAGTCATACGTCATCCCTGAGCGCTGCTCTCCTGAAGAGGCCGGGCATAGAAATCATTCCCATTCCCATATCAATCCCTTCCTCCATCACTGTCACTCCCGTGGTGAAGTCTGAGGACAAGAACAAGGACAAGAAGGATCGACGCGACAAGAAGGATCTCGACAGGAGAGACAAGAAGCGCAAACGGGAAGATTCTCCGAGTAGCAACAATTCCAGCAGTACGTCTAAAGCATCCAAAGTACAAATAATTAGTAGTAGCATAAAACACTCATCAATATCATCCTTAGAGAAATTTAAGAGTGAAAGTGGTAGTAAGTCGGGGCTGTCTGGGATCACGGTCAAACCCAGCACTCCTCCGTATCAGTCGCCATCTAAGAAATCATCCCTCTCACCCAGCATTTCAAAGTCAGTACTTCACAATAAAGTATCTGTCAGTCCAA
Protein-coding regions in this window:
- the LOC136849902 gene encoding LOW QUALITY PROTEIN: mediator of RNA polymerase II transcription subunit 1-like (The sequence of the model RefSeq protein was modified relative to this genomic sequence to represent the inferred CDS: deleted 1 base in 1 codon); translation: MATTERPLLETNSKVQTGEDAVAGRCTGATPSTATTTTITTTTTSTAWQMEVLMERLRSKAGGFQTLVESAKGIKQAIMNKHHILDPGERAALGLCLDSLQNNIKVTSLSAMVERLEATARQLGLKFTAATTGSEVFVSCDMFYVEVLLDPDGRVRDVKVELAGDQNAREGQSSPELVDCLSRGDFADFTAHLEGFSSIYQLNADKKSKSKAFQALQALETDLTKLFELAQETLTDPYNLVLKSPVGLLQCRRGGHAMRLVYFVSPYELLDVAAGRSVTLTTDTLSSCNLSHYVTVNIDASTSHKLQTTTLMNIQQANGQRLPSFSGLTADNSMTLPGCFSLKLRSPLPLSLPLIKRITEVTGLECADLSNQQSLISLIVEQASDGRSECNSNRGLFVTLPDQQHCYFMTSAGELPGVMVSSVPFTHPTHITSILMCLRAQTAFNTLIASCVRPASKQDLDSAYMFEVTAASHEYISVTFEHPQEESTATAEIDLTDISNARCRLHTLTPDLGFCSEEYVTKVLQRCMSIPVTMRAVMRKVAKEERRDTIASGDSAVMMGGSKLNSDLNQNTKFMLNDYDKISVRRDQLMAPHMTNLNNVVANTASGGQNYYNGPYSSSNHNTGSAETNTNPLAALGNAVQEAGTPLGYGALLGAVNHKSGLNQSFLGDGKTAKVRKKKQSVDIDKKSPKFGDDVIDIDDGSSDAFLADGVASMMEKRRDVKFEKIPNFINTSKRRSSSDSGATDFATSDLAALREQVYGPASVANYAKINSYTHKENKEAVKKVKKPRIDGSDSRKSPIVLDLTETEGSGKKVGGSSSSHTSSLSAALLKRPGIEIIPIPISIPSSITVTPVVKSEDKNKDKKDRRDKKDLDRRDKKRKREDSPSSNNSSSTSKASKVQIISSSIKHSSISSLEKFKSESGSKSGLSGITVKPSTPPYQSPSKKSSLSPSISKSVLHNKVSVSPTHKPNKVIYSPSNSSSSQSSSSSSSSPKERSSPKPSTGSPKHSNMSPKHTSLGKPSMTQLKSASPTFSKPSLSPKLPKSKDKERSSSSSPSRPATSSSSSSSSSSPSSGSKTKVSSSSSCSDKIKASISDALTITKVSTGESSSSSSLATSFLANAQPQTAPASLDDKPPSFSLDKAKVSPPKNRKGSSLSDIVDKLRAGVGGSSDSVTIIEKNDKDQKEISKSGSGEKKDGDKKTDYTSKTSNVGIKLTINKAKMKDGNGSKSSSSSSSSSSSSSSSSSSSSSSSSSSSSSSSSSSSKSAISKSSSGLKPGVASGPASKKTPLLSSLPPIPKLPRSSVSNVTATAVSPLGASSLPGVHSSPLQYQRERAKDKDRDIKDKDKDKDRAGSGDRSKSKESSPGKYLSNSSSLDMKKLGQNKSSLPKQPSKEDHIQNQRKLDADNPEKVAKSVFQSDMDGEKKEKLGPTKAEADSTLNSFLDSSTPGRNLENSSDKGNSGIHNSLLGINKLSSTGTGSSISPTVNSTGSGEVRSRDIYPQQQYKPNKDTKDEGKGKTEMVPPRPPVTSGISGPNASVFDHAADLNTTPVVSSTTASSSPGTAMSARQPLMHPPPSKSLDSKDQSNNASLDHVEKSPSVSIKIVKSPAPVASLLA